The window AGGTCGCCACAATTTTGACTTCTGAAGGGATCTCAGCCAGTCGAATCGATGCTAAATTCGTTAAGCCTTATGATAAGAAACTGCTTACAAAGGCATTGAAACGATATTCGCATATTTTCGTAGTCGAAGAAAATAACTATCCTGGCAGTCTGTCACAGACCATTGAAGCTTTCTCAGCTTCCATTGCAGGAGCAGCCAAAGTCCATACGCATACTTTACCTGATGATTTTGTTACCCATGGAACCAGATCTCAATTATTGGCTGAAGTCAAATTAACCCCTGAAGAAATTGCTGCGGCAATTCTCAAAGTCCTAAAATAGAACCAGGAGTGCAGAACTAATGCCGAATCATTCCTACCATGACAGCCTCAAACGCTGGAAAGAAAAAGTGTCAGAAGCCGGTGATCGGGACTATGATTATGAGACGGTCTCAGGTCTAGAAAATGAATTGATGCATCTGCCTGATGAAAGTCAGAAAGATCTTGATCAATATATGGAACAATTGGGTTTTCCTGGCGAGTATCCATTCACCAGGGGAGTGCATCCCAATATGTATCGGGGTCGCTTGTGGACCATGCGTCAGTTTGCCGGGTTTGGTACTCCCGAGGATACGAATCAACGCTTCAAGTTTCTACTGGAACAGGGCCAAACCGGCTTGAGTACGGCTTTTGATATGCCCACCCTCATGGGATATGATTCAGATCATGCACTTTCTTTGGGTGAAGTGGGACACTGTGGGGTTTCGATCAACTCCATTGATGATATGATGATTCTGTTTGATGGAATTCCGCTGGATCAGGTTTCCACGTCCATGACCATTAATGGTCCAGCAATTATACTAATGGCAATGTATGTCGTTGTGGGCGAACGGCAGGGGGTATCCTCTGAAAAATTACGGGGAACGCTACAAAACGATATTCTGAAAGAATATATCGCCCAGAAAGAATTTATTTTTCCACCTGAACAATCCATGCATATCATTACGGATATGATCGAATGGTGTACTGATCACATGCCGGCCTACAATACCATCTCGATCTCCGGTTACCATATTCGTGAAGCTGGATCAACTGCCGCTCAAGAACTCGCATTTACCCTGGCTGATGGTTTTGCTTACGTGGAGGCTGCCATCGAACGCGGACTTGATATTGATAAATTCGCTCGTCGTTTGAGCTTTTTCTTTAATTCACACATTGATTTCTTTGAAGAGATCGGGAAATTCAGAGCAGCTCGCCGGATCTACGCCAAGCGAATGAAGGAAAAATACGGTGCCAAGGATCCGCGCTCCTGGATGCTAAGATTCCATACCCAAACGGCAGGACACAGTCTTACTGCTCCTCAACCGGAAAATAATATTGTCAGAACTGCTTTCGAAGCCATGGCAGGTGTACTGGGTGGCACTCAATCACTGCATACCAATTCCATGGATGAAGTCTTGGCGTTACCTACTGAAAAGAGTGTTGAGATTGCTTTAAGGACTCAACAGGTCATTGCCTATGAAACAGGCGTCGCTTCCACCATTGATCCCCTTGCTGGTTCCTATTATGTTGAAGCTATGACAGATAAAATGGAAGCAGAAGCAGAAAAATATTTTGAGATCATTGATGAACTGGGTGGGGTTATCCCCGCAATTGAAGCTGGCTATTTTCAGCGTGAAATTGGAAAAGCCGCTTATGATATCGCGCGTAAATATGATAGTAAAAAGCGTCTCATAGTTGGGGTAAACGCCTTTATACGCGAGAATGAAGATATTGATATACCCGTTTTAAAAATTGATCAACAAGTAGAATTGGATCAAGTTGAAAAAGTGCAAGCACTGAGAAGATCCAGAAACCAACCTGAAACAGATCTGGCCCTAAGTACTCTTACAAAAGCCTGTGAAAGTGGTGAGAATATCATGCCTCCACTATTGGAAGCGGTCCGAAAATCTGCAACTCTTGGAGAAATGGTCGATGCAATGAAGCAAGTTTATGGAACTTATACAGAAACCCCTGTTTTCTAAGAATCCGGTATCAGACTAAATTATGATAGATATTCACAATCACATCCTACCCGCAGTTGATGATGGAGCCAAAAACAAGGATGTAGCCCTTTCCATGCTCCAGGAAGCCGTGAACCAGGGAGTCAAGCACCTCGTGTTGACACCTCATCTTTATGAAGCAGATATCATTAAAACCACTGCAGAGTGGAGATCGAAAGTTCAGACGGGGAGTCAGACCCTCCTGAACTTGCTGGAAGCATACAAGATACCACTTGAAGTATCTATTGCCGCTGAAGTACGGTATCAGGACATGCTCCCCATCATTTTAGAAGAACTCGATGTTCTCATAGGTGGAAAATATCTGTTGCTGGAGTTTTCATTTCATTCTGTACCCAATAATCTGGAACGGATCATATATGATATCACCCGCAAGGGGATCATCCCGATCATTGCTCATCCAGAACGAATTAAACCATGGCAGCGTGATCCTGTGGCCTTGGAAGTATTGATCAATATGGGTTGTCCATTACAAGTTGATATTGGATCATTTCTAGGAACCCTTGGGCCAAATACTGAAAAACTGGCAAACTTTTTATTAGATAGAGATGCCGTGCACCTGGTAGGGAGCGATAGTCATAATATGCAATCCAGACCGCTTTATACGAAACCTGGATACCGTTGGTTGACAGAGCATTACAGTCAAGAGTATGCTGATCTGCTACTCAAGGATAATCCGGCAAATATTATTTCCGGTGAGCCTGTGGCTGTTTATCCAGTTGATCTGACTCCGGCTCGGTTAAGCTTGACGGCAAAAGTGTTAAACATGTTTAACCTGCATTATTCATGAATTATTGCCACGAAGACACTAAGTCACGAAAAGTATTAAAGTTATGAACAAGGTCATTTTAAACAGTATTATTTACATCTGTGAGTGATAATTTTTGATAAGCATATATTTTATTAAACTTTGTGTCTTGGTGACTTAGTGGCTATGAATTATTCAGGTTAAATCATAATAAAGGAGTTATTCTTTTGAATAATAAAATAAAGTTCATAGTGGGTAGTGCAGTAATTATTGCCGCTGTGATCGTTTTAGCGGTGCAGGGTATGCAGGAAGATAGTACCATGTCCTACTCAAAAAGTGTAAGTGAAGTTCAACTGATGGGTTCTCGTGCCAGATCACTTTCGTTAAAGGTTAATGGGAGCCTCAAAAAAGGCAGTATCATTCGCAATAATCTCGATCTGGATTTTGTGATCACTGAGGGTAATTCCGAATTGCTTATCCACTACATTGGCAAGGATCCCATACCGGACACCTTTAATAATGAGATGGATGCTGAAGTTGTTGTTTCTGGAAGACTCGCTGAAGACGGTGTTTTTAATGCTGAACGTATTCAAGCAAAATGTGCCTCTAAATATGAAGCGGATTATTCATCCGCTGCTATCTAAACCTGGAACTATGAGTTATCAATATGGCTGATCTTGGAAATATTCTTTTACTTTTTCTGTTTCCCGTAAGCGTCTTTACGATGCTGATCGCATTGGCGGCAGGTGTCACCAAAAGACGCGGACTGTTTGAAGCTGCCCGCCGGGGTGCCTATGCTGCTTTTGGGTTGGCAACATTTGCTGTACTGGCTCTGGAATATCTATTAGTTACCAGCGATTTCTCCATTGAGTACGTTGCCAGTAATACCAATTATGCCTTACCCATGTTTTATAAGATAGTGGCATTGTGGGCTGGCCATAATGGCTCGCTGTTATTGTGGACCTGGATCATAACGGTATTTATCGCCATCGTTGCCTACCAGAATCGTCACAAAAACAATGATCTCATGCCATACGTCCTGTTTGTAATGGCCAGTACCATGGTATTCTTTTCCATTTTGAGTGTCTTTGTCAGCAATCCTTTTGATACGCTCTATCAGGATCTGGGAAACCAGCTTCAAGAATTCACGGTGCGTGACGGTCGTGGCTTAAACCCCCTATTGCAGCATCCGGCTATGATTATTCATCCACCGATCCTGTTCATTGGCTATGTTGGATCTGTTGTCCCATTTGCCTTTGCCATTGCCGCTTTAATCACCGGGAAGCTGGATGCTGGTTGGATCCACTCTACTCGGCGCTGGGCGTTGACCGCCTGGGGCTTTCTGGCAGCTGGCATCGTTCTAGGTGGCAAGTGGGCTTATGTTGAACTTGGCTGGGGTGGCTATTGGTCCTGGGATCCAGTTGAAAATGCCTCTTTACTACCCTGGTTGACAGCCACAGCATATCTGCATTCAGTGATGATACAGGAACGCAAGGGAATGCTCAAGATCTGGAATATGACCCTGGTGATCGCCACCTATTTACTTTCAATATTTGGCACCTTCCTGACCCGCAGCGGGATTGTCAGCTCGGTTCATGCCTTTTCTAATTCAGGACTGGGACCGGCATTTGCAGTTTTTCTCACTATCTCCACGTTACTCAGTATCAGTTTACTATTGTACAGGCGAAAAGACCTTAAACCGGATGAGGAAATGCAGTCTCTTATTTCCAGAGAAAGCGGTTTTCTGTTTAATAATCTACTCTTTTTATTGGCTACTATCGCGGTATTATGGGGCACCCTGTTTCCCGTTATCAGTGAAATATTCACCGGTGATCAGATCACAGTAGGACCTCCCTGGTTCAATAATATTATGATCCCCATTGGTTTGGCGTTGCTGTTGCTCACTGGTGTTGGACCGTTACTGGCATGGAGGCATACTTCGGTTGAGACATTAAAACGCAGTTTTGGTTGGCCTATTCTCGGTAGCTTCACTCTGGTTCTGATCCTGATTGGATTTGGGATTCATGATGGTTGGAGTCTGGGATCATTTGCCATCGCTTTCTTTGTCATGTGGACCATCGTGATAGAATTTGTAAAAGGAGCCAGAATTCGTAGTCGAAACACCGATGAAAATATCTTTGTCGCGATCTACCTGCTTTCCAGGAAGAACACAAGACGCTATGGTGGCTATATCATCCATGCTGCCATGGTTATCATGTTTGTCGGGTTTACCGGAACTGCCTTTAATTCTGAAACCAGAGCAGAAGTAGGTGAGGGTGATTTCTTCGAACTTGGACCCTATACATTCACCGCAAATCATATTCATCATGCAGAGACAGAAAACTATTCCTCAGAAACGCTTGAACTTGAGATGAGCAGAAATAATCAGGTTATCACACTACTTCTACCGGAAAAACGTTATTATTACGCCTCAGAGCAACCTTCTACAGAAGTAGATATCTATTCAACGCTGCGAGAAGATATTTATACTGTATTATCCGGGATGAGTAATGATGGCGAGCGAGTCATTGTTCAAGTCTATCGGAATCCTTTCGTTAAATTGATTTGGATTGGCTCATTTATCATGGTATTTGGAACCCTTTTCGCCATGATTCCAAACCTCAGAATATTAACAAAAAAAGCGGGTACAGCACCTCTTTCAAAGGGAGGTGAATGATGAGTATTCTGGCATATCTTCTGGGTACAGCAACGCTTATCTGGGCAATGTTGCCCCTGTTTAAAAAAGATAGTACGTGGATATCACTTATCGTGGAATCAGACGCACTGGAGGATCAGAAAAAACGGGTTTATGGGAACATCACTGATCTTGAATTCGATTATGCCATGGGACGTCTAAGCGAACCGGATTTCAACAAGATCCGTCAATCCTTTTTGAGAGAAGCCGGTCGTGTCATCCAAAAGCTTGAAGATCAAAAGTCTGCTGATCTGATCGCTCAAATTGAACAGGATGTCAAGCAACTCAACAATGGGAAAAGCAAAAATAATAAGAAACACATCTGCAAGACTTGCGGAAAAGAGAATCTTCCAAGTGCTAGATTTTGCATGGAATGTGGGCAGGAGTTAACATGAGCAGAAAACTCCAAATATTCCTGCTGAGTAATCTTGTGATATTCACTGCCTTGTGGGGGGGTGATCTGAGAGTCAATTTGATCAATGGCACTTCCAATACTCCAGGTTACGCAGATAGAGTTGCTTTGATCGATCTTGCAGCCGGCATGGCTGAAGTCGCTGCTGTGACTGATGTGAGTAAGGCGACTACTTTTTCGGATATTCATTCAGGCAGCCAGAGTCAATATTTGATTCAAGCCAGCTTGAACGGAACCAAGTATACGAGCACTTTTGTACCTGCACCTGGACTGACAGCGTGGGAAACATCAATCACCCTATACGATGTAAGTGATCAGCCTACCAATATTGAGGCTACGGTGCCGTTCTTTGTGATATACGCTTTTGAAGATAAATTCTACATTCAGAAACGACTGGTTCTTGAAAATCACTCTGACCCACCCATGACTTTCATTGGCGCACCAGGTGTTATTAAAGTGTATATACCTGAGAATGTGATCAAACTCGATTATCTCACATTTAAAGATGGTAACATGCCAATCAATACCCAATCCATTGAAACTGAATCCGGACAGCTTATTCCAAATGCCTTAAAGCCGGGTAATACAGAGATTGACATAGCCTATTACCTGCCATATGAACCATCAGGGACAGAAATTCTGGAGGAGGTTGGTTACGGTGTAGAACATTTTCATGTCTATACCATGCCCATAGATATTAAGGTGACAGCTACGGGTCTTAATCGGGAAGGAACCGATCATGAGAATGGGGTAGCCATCTACAGCATTGATCGCGTGGCTGCTGGAACCGAACTTAAATTTCTGGTTTCAGGAAAAGGAATGGCTGATACACAGGGTCAAAGCCAACAGAATACAGGTAATATTGTGGTCGAACATCGCCTGCCCATAAGTAATATATTCATTCTATCCGGTATTTTGATCCTGTTAATCCTGGGTGCTCTATTCATTTCCATTGTCAGACAGCATACCGATTTGAAAAAAGATTCAGTCGACCTTCTCAAACAACAGAAAAAAGATCTACTGGCCGACTATAACCGAGCTGCTGATTCTACTACAGATGGGAGAGTAAAAGAAAAGCTATTACAACAATTGATCGCTGTCTATAAAACTCTGGAACGGATCAAATAAGTTGGGAACCCCGGCATTGGTTTTGGATCAGGTATGCAAGGACTTTGGCCGCATTATAGCATTGAGGAATATTGATCTCTCCATTTCAAGTGGTGAGGTTGTCAGTATCCTTGGACGAAATGGGGCAGGCAAGACCACTTTGTTGAATATCATGAGTGGTGTTTCCAAACCAAGTAGCGGAAGTATTAAACTATTCGGTACAGATCCCAGTGCTAAAATTAATAAAGCTAAACTGGCCGTCATTTCCCACGAAATGTTTTTATATGGAAATTTGACCGCGTTGGAGAATCTGGAATATTACGGTCGCATTTATGGTGTTCCTGATCTATCGCATAGGATAACCAAACTGCTGGCCGATGTGGAATTGACCCATCGTCGTTTTGACCTGGTGGCAACTTTCTCCAGGGGAATGACCCAGCGTCTGACCATTGCCCGGGCTCTTTTGCATGAGCCATCTTTATTATTACTGGATGAGCCATTTACCGGGTTGGATCAGCAAGCTGTTGGTATGCTCATTTCTCTTTTGAATATTCAGAAGGAACTGGGAAAAACCATCTTGTTGACTACCCATGATCTGCATACAGCCAAAGAATTGTCAGAACGCTATATTGTTTTGGATAAACATCGTATTGTGCACGATGGTTCTATGGCAGACAGCACTCCAGACGAGATTCGGAATAACTATTTCAGCACATCCTTTTCTGAGCGAACCGCTTTATGAGAGCAGCACTGGCCATTCTTCAAAAAGATCTCCGCATGGAATTCCGGTCCAAAGAAAGTATCCTGGCCATGTGGATATTCTCATTACTGATCTTCGTGATCTTCAATTTTACGTTTGAGGTTTCCCGGCTGGTCATGCTTGAGATCGCTCCCGGTTTGCTTTGGGTGGCCTTCATCTTCTCAGGCATGTTTGGGTTAAACCATTCATTCTCAGTTGAAAAGGAAAATGGAAATCTAAGAGCTATGGCTTTGATGCCAGTGGATGGGGGACAGATCTATCTGGGTAAATTTCTCAGCGTTACCATCATCATGCTGCTTTTTGAAATTCTGATATTCCCTATTTTCATCATATTCTACGATCTTCAGCTTTCACTTCAAATCCTCCTGCTGGTTCCAGTTATTCTGGCCGGTACAATAGGATTTACCAGTCTCGGCACGATCCTGTCAGCAGTGGCAGTGCATACACGTAATCAGCAGATCCTGCTTTCTTTGCTACTATGGCCGCTGGTCTCACCCATTGTGATCTGGTCAGTCAATCTGACTGGAATGGTGCTGGCCGGAGAGTTAACATCATCCTTCTATCCATTATTGATCAGGATTACTGCCTTTGATGTAATATTCTTTACAATTGCTTATATGCTGTTTGATTTTATTCTGGAGGATTAAGGTGACTTGCTTCCTCAACTCACCCAAGTTATAAGGTAACTATGAGACAAAATATTGATAAAATATTACTCGGCATACTCTTGGTGGCATTTTTGACCTGCATCTTTCTGATCTTTATGTGGGTCCCTCAGATAAAAGCCTCAAATACAGCTGAGCAGATCGCTCAGAAGATATTCTACTTTCATGTTCCCAGTGCCTGGATAGGATTTTTATCCTTCTTTGTTGTATTCGTATCCAGTGTCGGATATTTGGCTACTCGTCAACGTAAGTGGGAACTCACAGCCGTTGCTTCAGCAGAGATAGGGGTTCTTTTTATTACACTGGTTCTAGTTACAGGACCGATCTGGGCCAAACCGGTTTGGGGCATTTGGTGGACCTGGGATGCCCGCCTGACATCATCTCTGATTTTGTGGCTGATCTATGTAGCCTACCTGATGCTGCGTCGTTATTTACCAGATGGCAGCAAACGAGCGAATCTTTCGGCGGTAGTGGGAATTATCGGTTTTATCGATGTTCCCATCGTTTATTATTCCATTCGCTGGTGGGAGACTCAACATCCCAAAGCAGTCATGGCCAGCGGTGATGGCAGTCTGGCTGCTCCCATGTTCTTTACCTTCATGTTCTCGCTGGCTACATTCACCATTTTGTACATATATATATTGCGAAAACGATACGAGTTATTGGAAATGGAAGACACCCTCAATAAACAATTCAAGGAAATGGAGATTCTCTAAATGAATGCCTATATCTATCTTTTTATGGCCTATACCATCATTTGGCTGGGCATTTTTAGTTTCATGTTGTACATGAATAAAAAAACCAATCGAATTGAACAGGAAGTGACACTGCTTAAAGAACTTATTGATGCCAAAAAATAAGGGGACTTGAAATGTCAAAAAAGATTGTACATGTCGTTGGAACTGGAACCATTGGTGAACCACTGATCGGACTTTTATGTGATTATAAAGATGATCTAGGTATTGATGAGATCACTTTTCATAAAAGAACTCCGCTAAAGAGTGAGCATGCAAAAGTGATGCGTTTGCTGAAACGCGGTGCCCGCCTCGTAACGGATACTGAGGCATTTGAAGGATTCAAGGAAATTGGGATCAAGCCGGCATTTTCAACTATAGATTCCATTGACCGGGCTTCCGTTGTGATTGACTGTACACCAAAGGGAGTTGGTCATAAGAACAAGGTTAAGTATTATCATAATTATGACCACAACACCTTGGGATTTATCGCCCAGGGTAGTGAATTCGGTTTTGGAAAGCCATACGCCAGGAGCATCAATGATGAAGCACTTGTCCATGGTGAGGATAGATTCCTCCAGGTAGTATCATGCAATACACACAACCTTTCCTCACTGGTTAAAACTATCGGCATTCATAATGGTGATCCGGATAACCTGATAGATGGACGCTTTGTGATGATTCGACGCGCCAATGATCTAAGTCAGGCCAGTGATTTCATTCCAGCACCTGAGGTTGGGTCGCATAGTTCAGAGCGGTTCGGCACCCACCATGCCAAGGATGCAGCAAACTTGTTCAAAACTCTCGGATATGATCTGAATATCTTTTCATCTGCTATGAAATTGAATACCCAGTATATGCATATCATTCATTTTAACCTTAAAATGAAAGAGGCCATGACCATGCCTCAGATTATGCAAATATTTGAAGAAAATCCGCTGGTGGCAATCACAGAGAAGAAATTATCAAGTCAGGTTTTTTCTTTTGGAAGAGATCATGGTCATTATGGTCGGATCTTGAATCAAACGGTAATTTCAACGCCCAGCCTGCACCTGCTTGATGGCGGCAAGGAACTGGTTGGCTTTTGTTTCACTCCTCAGGATGGCAATTCCCTGCTAAGTTCTATTTCAGCAGCCACCTGGTTCATGTATCCAAATTCTTATGAACAAAAGATCCAATCCCTGGAAGACTGGTTCTTTGATGAAGTATAAACCATTGTTAAATTTTTGACTCGTAATCGCCTATCACCTCGTTTGAAAATAAAGCGGCTCCACATGTATAGAACCTGGAGTCGCTTTTTATTTTATGCTTTCTAGAGCAACATTTGAAGAGACACTGTCAACATCCAGCTGGTATCATCCCGGTCAAAAGATTCTGTGTGCTTGTTCAGGTGGTATCGATTCCACAGTTCTATTGCATCTCCTGCAGAAAATACCTGATATCCATGGTGACATTGTCCATTTCGATCATCAGTTACGGGGGG is drawn from Candidatus Neomarinimicrobiota bacterium and contains these coding sequences:
- a CDS encoding methylmalonyl-CoA mutase family protein produces the protein MPNHSYHDSLKRWKEKVSEAGDRDYDYETVSGLENELMHLPDESQKDLDQYMEQLGFPGEYPFTRGVHPNMYRGRLWTMRQFAGFGTPEDTNQRFKFLLEQGQTGLSTAFDMPTLMGYDSDHALSLGEVGHCGVSINSIDDMMILFDGIPLDQVSTSMTINGPAIILMAMYVVVGERQGVSSEKLRGTLQNDILKEYIAQKEFIFPPEQSMHIITDMIEWCTDHMPAYNTISISGYHIREAGSTAAQELAFTLADGFAYVEAAIERGLDIDKFARRLSFFFNSHIDFFEEIGKFRAARRIYAKRMKEKYGAKDPRSWMLRFHTQTAGHSLTAPQPENNIVRTAFEAMAGVLGGTQSLHTNSMDEVLALPTEKSVEIALRTQQVIAYETGVASTIDPLAGSYYVEAMTDKMEAEAEKYFEIIDELGGVIPAIEAGYFQREIGKAAYDIARKYDSKKRLIVGVNAFIRENEDIDIPVLKIDQQVELDQVEKVQALRRSRNQPETDLALSTLTKACESGENIMPPLLEAVRKSATLGEMVDAMKQVYGTYTETPVF
- a CDS encoding heme exporter protein CcmB; this encodes MRAALAILQKDLRMEFRSKESILAMWIFSLLIFVIFNFTFEVSRLVMLEIAPGLLWVAFIFSGMFGLNHSFSVEKENGNLRAMALMPVDGGQIYLGKFLSVTIIMLLFEILIFPIFIIFYDLQLSLQILLLVPVILAGTIGFTSLGTILSAVAVHTRNQQILLSLLLWPLVSPIVIWSVNLTGMVLAGELTSSFYPLLIRITAFDVIFFTIAYMLFDFILED
- a CDS encoding zinc ribbon domain-containing protein — its product is MMSILAYLLGTATLIWAMLPLFKKDSTWISLIVESDALEDQKKRVYGNITDLEFDYAMGRLSEPDFNKIRQSFLREAGRVIQKLEDQKSADLIAQIEQDVKQLNNGKSKNNKKHICKTCGKENLPSARFCMECGQELT
- a CDS encoding cytochrome c maturation protein CcmE → MNNKIKFIVGSAVIIAAVIVLAVQGMQEDSTMSYSKSVSEVQLMGSRARSLSLKVNGSLKKGSIIRNNLDLDFVITEGNSELLIHYIGKDPIPDTFNNEMDAEVVVSGRLAEDGVFNAERIQAKCASKYEADYSSAAI
- a CDS encoding ABC transporter ATP-binding protein, which produces MGTPALVLDQVCKDFGRIIALRNIDLSISSGEVVSILGRNGAGKTTLLNIMSGVSKPSSGSIKLFGTDPSAKINKAKLAVISHEMFLYGNLTALENLEYYGRIYGVPDLSHRITKLLADVELTHRRFDLVATFSRGMTQRLTIARALLHEPSLLLLDEPFTGLDQQAVGMLISLLNIQKELGKTILLTTHDLHTAKELSERYIVLDKHRIVHDGSMADSTPDEIRNNYFSTSFSERTAL
- a CDS encoding CpsB/CapC family capsule biosynthesis tyrosine phosphatase, whose product is MIDIHNHILPAVDDGAKNKDVALSMLQEAVNQGVKHLVLTPHLYEADIIKTTAEWRSKVQTGSQTLLNLLEAYKIPLEVSIAAEVRYQDMLPIILEELDVLIGGKYLLLEFSFHSVPNNLERIIYDITRKGIIPIIAHPERIKPWQRDPVALEVLINMGCPLQVDIGSFLGTLGPNTEKLANFLLDRDAVHLVGSDSHNMQSRPLYTKPGYRWLTEHYSQEYADLLLKDNPANIISGEPVAVYPVDLTPARLSLTAKVLNMFNLHYS
- a CDS encoding CcmD family protein — encoded protein: MNAYIYLFMAYTIIWLGIFSFMLYMNKKTNRIEQEVTLLKELIDAKK
- a CDS encoding heme lyase CcmF/NrfE family subunit encodes the protein MADLGNILLLFLFPVSVFTMLIALAAGVTKRRGLFEAARRGAYAAFGLATFAVLALEYLLVTSDFSIEYVASNTNYALPMFYKIVALWAGHNGSLLLWTWIITVFIAIVAYQNRHKNNDLMPYVLFVMASTMVFFSILSVFVSNPFDTLYQDLGNQLQEFTVRDGRGLNPLLQHPAMIIHPPILFIGYVGSVVPFAFAIAALITGKLDAGWIHSTRRWALTAWGFLAAGIVLGGKWAYVELGWGGYWSWDPVENASLLPWLTATAYLHSVMIQERKGMLKIWNMTLVIATYLLSIFGTFLTRSGIVSSVHAFSNSGLGPAFAVFLTISTLLSISLLLYRRKDLKPDEEMQSLISRESGFLFNNLLFLLATIAVLWGTLFPVISEIFTGDQITVGPPWFNNIMIPIGLALLLLTGVGPLLAWRHTSVETLKRSFGWPILGSFTLVLILIGFGIHDGWSLGSFAIAFFVMWTIVIEFVKGARIRSRNTDENIFVAIYLLSRKNTRRYGGYIIHAAMVIMFVGFTGTAFNSETRAEVGEGDFFELGPYTFTANHIHHAETENYSSETLELEMSRNNQVITLLLPEKRYYYASEQPSTEVDIYSTLREDIYTVLSGMSNDGERVIVQVYRNPFVKLIWIGSFIMVFGTLFAMIPNLRILTKKAGTAPLSKGGE
- the ccsA gene encoding cytochrome c biogenesis protein CcsA, with translation MRQNIDKILLGILLVAFLTCIFLIFMWVPQIKASNTAEQIAQKIFYFHVPSAWIGFLSFFVVFVSSVGYLATRQRKWELTAVASAEIGVLFITLVLVTGPIWAKPVWGIWWTWDARLTSSLILWLIYVAYLMLRRYLPDGSKRANLSAVVGIIGFIDVPIVYYSIRWWETQHPKAVMASGDGSLAAPMFFTFMFSLATFTILYIYILRKRYELLEMEDTLNKQFKEMEIL